From Methylobacterium radiodurans, a single genomic window includes:
- a CDS encoding MetQ/NlpA family ABC transporter substrate-binding protein codes for MRVPRLIAVAALVLGGFAARAESLTVGVVPGAYADAVNVAAQEAKAKGLDVKVVEFSDWTTPNVALDAGDIDVNFFQHRPFMENTEKQKGYDFEIVGAGILQNLGLYSLKHKSLDQIPVGGRVAIANDPVNQGRGLLLLQKAGLIKLKDGVGFLGTLDDITENPKKLKFTEVEGPQLVRVTGDVDLAQGYPHFIVAAKAFDPKSGLIYSGIEDKLFAVSFVTKAKRKDDPTIAKFVALFQGSDAVKAQIHRSFADSDKLYLLAWLN; via the coding sequence ATGCGTGTTCCAAGACTGATCGCCGTCGCCGCCCTGGTGCTCGGCGGGTTCGCCGCGCGGGCGGAGAGCCTGACGGTCGGCGTGGTGCCGGGCGCCTACGCGGATGCGGTCAACGTCGCGGCGCAGGAGGCCAAGGCGAAGGGCCTCGACGTGAAGGTGGTCGAGTTCAGCGACTGGACGACGCCCAACGTCGCGCTCGACGCCGGCGACATCGACGTGAACTTCTTCCAGCACCGCCCCTTCATGGAGAATACCGAGAAGCAGAAGGGCTACGATTTCGAGATCGTCGGCGCCGGGATCCTGCAGAATCTCGGCCTCTACTCCCTGAAGCACAAGAGCCTCGACCAGATCCCGGTCGGCGGGCGCGTCGCGATCGCCAACGATCCGGTGAACCAGGGCCGCGGCCTGCTGCTGCTCCAGAAGGCAGGGCTGATCAAACTGAAGGACGGCGTCGGCTTCCTCGGCACCCTCGACGACATCACCGAAAACCCGAAAAAGCTGAAATTCACCGAGGTCGAGGGTCCGCAGCTCGTGCGCGTCACCGGCGACGTCGACCTCGCGCAGGGCTACCCGCACTTCATCGTCGCGGCCAAGGCCTTCGATCCGAAGAGCGGCCTGATCTATTCCGGTATCGAGGACAAGCTCTTCGCGGTGAGCTTCGTCACCAAGGCCAAGCGCAAGGACGACCCGACGATCGCCAAGTTCGTCGCGCTCTTTCAAGGATCGGATGCGGTGAAGGCGCAGATCCACAGGTCCTTCGCCGACAGCGACAAGCTCTACCTGCTGGCGTGGCTCAACTGA
- a CDS encoding prolyl-tRNA synthetase associated domain-containing protein, whose protein sequence is MPLSSDDLLARLQARGITYRLYEHPPVPTVEAMLAACGDIAGAHTKNLFLRDGKRTYFLVTLRHDARVDLKAFRSVLGARGGLSFASAEALHEQLGVAGGAVSPLAALNAAPGSVRVFIQDSLLAQTLVNVHPLVSTRTLNLVPGDLLDVLRAAGHEPVAFALPDTAPAGTPAA, encoded by the coding sequence ATGCCCCTGAGTTCCGACGACCTGCTGGCCCGGCTGCAAGCCCGCGGCATCACCTACAGGCTCTACGAGCACCCGCCGGTCCCGACCGTCGAGGCGATGCTGGCGGCCTGCGGCGACATCGCGGGCGCCCACACTAAGAACCTGTTTCTCCGCGACGGGAAGCGGACGTACTTCCTCGTCACGCTCCGCCACGACGCGCGGGTCGATCTCAAGGCGTTCCGGTCCGTGCTCGGTGCCCGCGGCGGCCTGTCCTTCGCGAGTGCCGAGGCGCTGCACGAGCAGCTCGGCGTCGCGGGCGGCGCCGTCTCGCCGCTGGCCGCTCTCAACGCCGCGCCGGGCAGCGTGCGGGTCTTCATCCAGGACAGCCTGCTGGCGCAGACCCTGGTGAACGTGCACCCGCTGGTGAGCACGCGCACCCTCAACCTCGTCCCGGGCGACCTGCTCGACGTCCTGCGCGCGGCGGGCCACGAGCCCGTCGCCTTCGCGCTGCCGGACACGGCACCCGCGGGCACGCCGGCCGCCTGA
- a CDS encoding L-serine ammonia-lyase: protein MISAFDLFKIGIGPSSSHTIGPMVAARRFRERVAARPTGTVVRVDAEIYGSLAWTGRGHGTDTAIFLGLLGHDPATVDPDRVPDYVRALAETGDVGLPGIAFDPEHDLVFNFTEILARHTNGMRFRAHGAAGALVDEMVCYSVGGGFVEEAGAAEEAGIEAVAVPHPFESGADLLRICAGTGLTIAQVQMANERALRSEAEIDAGLDAIRDAMLACIARGLRMEGELPGGLKVRRRARRLHEALEAARRGANDRPAHEIMDWISLFALAVNEENASGGRVVTAPTNGAAGIVPAVLRYGVDFCPGWSEAHGRAYLLTATAVGGLIKRRASISGAEVGCQGEVGSAAAMAAAGLAAVLGGDARQVENAAEIAMEHHLGMTCDPIGGLVQIPCIERNAFGANKAVAAASLALRGDGVHFVTLDEVIETMRQTGHDMQAKYKETSLGGLAVNVAAC from the coding sequence ATGATCAGCGCCTTCGACCTGTTCAAGATCGGGATCGGCCCGTCCAGCTCGCACACGATCGGCCCGATGGTCGCCGCGCGCCGTTTCCGCGAGCGGGTCGCGGCCCGGCCCACGGGCACGGTCGTGCGGGTGGACGCGGAGATCTACGGCTCGCTCGCCTGGACCGGGCGCGGCCACGGCACGGACACGGCGATCTTCCTCGGGCTGCTCGGGCACGACCCGGCGACCGTCGATCCGGACCGTGTCCCGGACTATGTCCGGGCACTCGCTGAGACCGGCGACGTCGGCCTGCCCGGGATCGCCTTCGATCCCGAGCACGACCTCGTCTTCAACTTTACCGAGATCCTGGCGCGCCACACCAACGGCATGCGCTTCCGCGCGCACGGCGCCGCCGGCGCGCTGGTCGACGAGATGGTCTGCTACTCGGTCGGCGGCGGCTTCGTGGAGGAGGCGGGCGCCGCCGAGGAGGCCGGGATCGAGGCTGTCGCGGTGCCCCATCCCTTCGAGAGCGGGGCCGACCTGCTGCGGATCTGCGCCGGGACCGGCCTGACGATCGCGCAGGTCCAGATGGCCAACGAACGCGCGCTTCGGTCCGAGGCGGAGATCGACGCCGGGCTCGATGCCATCCGCGACGCGATGCTCGCCTGCATCGCGCGGGGCCTGCGCATGGAGGGCGAGCTGCCCGGCGGCCTGAAGGTGCGCCGCCGGGCGCGCCGCCTGCACGAGGCCCTGGAGGCGGCCCGGCGCGGCGCCAACGACCGGCCCGCCCACGAGATCATGGACTGGATCAGCCTGTTCGCGCTGGCGGTCAACGAGGAGAACGCCTCGGGCGGGCGTGTCGTCACCGCGCCGACCAACGGGGCCGCCGGCATCGTGCCGGCGGTGCTGCGCTACGGCGTCGACTTCTGCCCCGGCTGGTCGGAGGCGCACGGGCGCGCCTACCTTCTGACGGCCACCGCGGTCGGCGGGCTGATCAAGCGCCGCGCCTCGATCTCCGGCGCCGAGGTCGGCTGCCAGGGCGAGGTCGGCTCGGCGGCCGCCATGGCGGCGGCAGGGCTCGCCGCGGTGCTGGGCGGGGACGCCCGCCAGGTCGAGAACGCCGCCGAGATCGCGATGGAACACCATCTCGGCATGACCTGCGACCCGATCGGCGGGCTGGTGCAGATCCCCTGCATCGAGCGCAACGCCTTCGGGGCCAACAAGGCGGTCGCCGCCGCCTCCCTGGCGCTGCGGGGCGACGGCGTCCACTTCGTCACCCTCGACGAGGTCATCGAGACGATGCGCCAAACCGGCCACGACATGCAGGCGAAGTACAAGGAAACCTCGCTCGGCGGCCTCGCCGTCAACGTCGCGGCCTGCTGA
- a CDS encoding tyrosine-type recombinase/integrase yields MVQRITETFVKSAPRPETGSRIVYDADLKGFGLRLTAGGARAFILNYRSAGRERRLTIGSYPEWSATAARKEAEALKRKIDMGHDPMTARDEERASPNIAELCDLYILRHLPKKRPASQRDDLSAIEKIIKPKLGTTKVALLRHSDVETLHRDISKRAPFRANRVVALLSKMFSLAVKWGYRTDNPVKGIDRNPENSRSRYLSRIELGRLADALDGYANQNVASAIRLLLFTGARRMEVLSAQWAHFDLEAGAWTKPKTNTKQKREHRVP; encoded by the coding sequence ATGGTGCAACGGATAACTGAGACCTTCGTCAAGTCAGCACCCCGGCCTGAGACGGGTTCGCGGATTGTCTATGATGCCGATCTGAAAGGGTTCGGCCTGCGGCTGACGGCAGGGGGAGCCCGCGCGTTCATCCTCAACTATCGCTCCGCTGGTCGCGAGCGCCGCCTCACAATCGGCTCCTACCCGGAATGGTCGGCCACCGCCGCTCGGAAAGAAGCCGAGGCGTTAAAGCGCAAAATCGACATGGGGCACGATCCCATGACCGCGAGGGATGAAGAGCGGGCCAGCCCAAACATCGCCGAGCTTTGCGACCTCTACATATTGCGCCATCTGCCAAAGAAACGCCCGGCCTCTCAGCGAGACGATCTGTCCGCCATCGAAAAGATCATCAAGCCGAAGCTCGGCACGACGAAGGTCGCTTTGCTGCGTCACTCGGATGTTGAGACGCTACACCGGGACATTTCAAAGCGTGCACCCTTTCGAGCGAACAGGGTCGTTGCTCTTCTGAGCAAGATGTTCAGCCTCGCCGTAAAGTGGGGCTACCGAACGGATAACCCTGTGAAGGGCATCGATCGAAACCCCGAGAATTCCCGCTCACGATACCTGAGCCGGATCGAGCTTGGGCGTCTCGCTGACGCGCTCGACGGATACGCCAATCAGAACGTCGCATCGGCCATCCGTTTGCTCCTTTTCACTGGAGCCCGCCGCATGGAGGTGCTGAGTGCGCAGTGGGCGCACTTTGACTTAGAGGCGGGCGCCTGGACCAAGCCAAAGACGAATACGAAGCAAAAGCGCGAGCACCGGGTGCCATGA
- a CDS encoding IS3 family transposase (programmed frameshift): MRRGQKTSAEQVVLKLRQIEVQTAQGKNLALACKEAEISEQSYYRWRKEYGGLQVDQARKMKDLERENARLRRLVADLSLEKQVLADVAGGKLVAPERRRQAVDGIQEKYGLSERHACRIVGQHRGTQRYVPTVLADEDGLTRAIVALASEYGRYGYRRVTALLQAAGWQVGKDRVQRIWRREGLKVPQKHRPRSRLWLNDGSCVRLRPLRRNHVWSFDFVQAQTHDGRSLRILTLIDEHSRACLALKVARRINSLGVIEALADAMCLHGIPEHIRCDNGPEMIAKALRKWVAKAGCQIQYIAPGSPWENGYCESFNGKLRDECLRQEIFYSLREAQIVIGLWQNTYNRVRPHSSLGYRPPAPVSFPDLAFRLPMAAAMQ; this comes from the exons ATGCGACGAGGACAGAAGACGAGCGCGGAGCAGGTGGTGCTGAAGCTGCGCCAGATCGAGGTGCAGACGGCGCAGGGCAAGAACTTAGCGCTAGCGTGCAAGGAGGCAGAGATCTCTGAGCAAAGCTACTACCGCTGGCGCAAAGAGTACGGCGGCCTGCAGGTCGATCAGGCGCGGAAGATGAAGGATCTGGAGCGCGAGAACGCTCGGTTGCGGCGGCTTGTGGCCGACCTGTCCTTGGAGAAGCAGGTGTTGGCGGACGTCGCGG GCGGGAAACTTGTAGCCCCCGAGCGACGCCGGCAGGCGGTTGACGGCATCCAAGAGAAGTACGGCCTCTCGGAACGTCACGCCTGCCGGATCGTCGGCCAGCATCGGGGCACGCAGCGCTACGTGCCCACCGTGTTGGCCGACGAGGATGGGCTGACCCGCGCCATCGTCGCCCTGGCATCCGAGTACGGGCGCTATGGCTACCGCCGCGTCACCGCCCTGCTGCAGGCAGCGGGCTGGCAGGTGGGCAAAGATCGGGTTCAGCGTATCTGGCGTCGTGAGGGGCTGAAGGTCCCGCAGAAGCACCGCCCGCGCAGCCGCCTCTGGCTGAACGACGGGTCCTGCGTGCGCCTACGGCCGCTCCGCCGCAATCACGTCTGGAGCTTCGACTTCGTGCAGGCTCAGACCCACGACGGGCGGAGCTTGCGCATCCTGACGCTGATCGATGAGCACAGCCGGGCGTGCCTGGCGCTGAAGGTGGCTCGGCGCATCAACAGCCTGGGCGTGATCGAGGCGCTGGCCGACGCGATGTGCCTGCACGGCATCCCGGAACACATCCGTTGCGACAATGGTCCGGAGATGATCGCGAAGGCATTGCGCAAGTGGGTCGCCAAGGCAGGCTGCCAGATCCAGTACATTGCGCCCGGCTCGCCGTGGGAGAACGGGTACTGTGAGAGCTTCAACGGCAAGCTGCGCGATGAGTGCCTACGGCAGGAAATCTTCTACTCATTGAGAGAAGCGCAGATCGTGATCGGGCTGTGGCAAAACACTTACAACCGCGTCCGGCCGCACTCGTCCCTGGGCTACCGGCCGCCCGCGCCTGTCAGCTTCCCTGATCTGGCCTTCCGGCTACCCATGGCAGCGGCCATGCAGTAG